GGCGGTAGGACGAGACCGAGCTGGCGCCGGCGGCGCCGCCCTGGGCCTCGCTGACGATCAGCTGGTCGCGCTGCGTGACGGCGAAGCCGAAGGGCGTCTGGCCGGCCGAGGGGGTGAGCAGGCGTGCGCCCAGGCTGCCATCGCGGCGCACCGGGTAGGAGCTGAGCACATTGGTGGCGCGCTCGCTCACCACCAGCACATCGCCGTCATGGTCGAAGCCCAGTTGGCCGGGTGCGGTGCCGCCCGCGGCCGAGAGGCCGCGCACGCCATCGGCCAGCGGGCTGAGCATGCCGCGCTGGTTGCGGAAGCCCGCCACATTGCCGCTGCCGCCGGCGTTCAGCACATAGACCAGGCCGTCGTTCTCGGCCACGCTGGTGGGATTGAGGCCGCCCGAATCGACCACCGAGCGCAGCACCAGGCCGGCATGGCCCAGCTCGAAGGTCGAGAGCGTGTTGGAACGCGCGTTCACCACGAACAGGTAGCGGCCGCTGCTGCTGAGCGTGACCGCGCCCTGCGAACCCAGGCCGGCACCGCTGCCCAGGCCCTGGGTGGGCACGCGGCTCATCAGGGTGGCCGGGCCGGCGGCGGCGCGGGCATAGACCAGCACCTCGTTGCCACTGGCGGCATTGGTGCTGGTGAAGATCTTGCCGTGGCGCAGGCCACCATCGCCATCGGCGTCATGGTGGGCCAGGGCGGGTGCGGCCAGGCCGGCGGCGGCCATGCCCAGACTCAGCAGGCGGACGAAACGGCGGCGCTGAAGAAGAGCAGTGATTTGCATAGGGGTCTCCGATGGGTGGGGCTGCAGGGCAGGCTGCCGTGCATGCATGCTTGCCGGTAGCAAGCGCCCCGGCCACCGTCGGTCGCCCCGGGTCATCGGATCCTTACGAGTGCACGCGCCACGCAAACCGGTGACAGCGCAGGCGTAATGAAAACGCCGCCGTCACGACTAAGGCGCGGGGATCAGGCGCGCAGCGCGGCGTTCAGCTGGTCCACCACCTCGGCCCAATCGGCATCGCCGGCCAGCTCTTCGCGCAGCAGTGTGGCCTGGGCGGGGCTCCAGAACGGCGCATCGGCCAGCAGCATGGCGGGCGGCAGCGGCGCATGCGTGCGCACGAAGCCGGCGATCGCGGCCGCGTCATTGGGCAGGCCCAGCTGTGCAAACAGTTCGGAAAAACGGTGGAAGGACTTATCCATGATGAGTGCACTCCTCTCAGGCCACCACAGCCGCCAGGTAGATATCGCAGAACGCCTCGGGCATGCGCCTTGCGCGCCCGCTGCTCAGCTCGATGCACACCAGCTCCCAGCGGCCGCGCAGCACGGTGGCGCCATCGTGGTCGCGCCGCAGCTGGAAGCGGCGCTCCATCGTCAGCTTGCCGTCGCTGGCCGTCAACCAGGTGGCGAGGGTCAGGTCTTCACCCAGCAGGGTGGGCAGCAGATAGTCGTAGCTGCCCTGGCGTATCGCCATCGCGCGGTCCAGCCGCCGGTAGTCGTCCAGGCTCAGGCCCAGCGCCTCCGAATGGGCCCAGGCCACCTGCTCGCACCATTGCACATAGACGGCGTTGTTGGTGTGGTTCAGGCCGTCGATATGTCCGGGCTGCGGGCGCAGCGCCTGGGTGAAGGGCTGCGGAAGGTCCCAGTCCATGGTGTGCTCGAGCTGTCTCACAGGCCTCCATTGGAACCGATTGCGCGCGCGCCATGTGGCGGGGCGGCCCACCCCTAGTTTGTCGAGCGCCCGGGGGGCCTGCCGGGCCATGGGGCCATGCGAGACTGGCCGCCATGACCGAACAAGACTGGAAGCGGCTGCTGCGCCAGGTGCGTGAGGGCTTGGTGGTCCCGGTGGTGGGCTCGGAACTGCTGCGGGACGAGGCCGGCCACAACCTGCTCAGCCTGGCCGCGCAGCGCCTGCTGCAGGGTTACGGGCTGCAGGCCGCCGAGCCCGAGCTGGCGCCCTTTCTGGCGCTGCCGCGCGCGGTGGCCCAGGTCCATCTGATGTGCCAGACCGATCTGCAGGACCTGTATGCCGAGGCGCACGACGCGCTGGAGGCGGTGCTGAGCGAGCACCAGTACCAGGCGCCCGTCGCCCTGCAGCAGCTGGCCGAGATCAGCGACTTCAAGCTCTGGGTCAGCGCCACCCCGGATGATCTGCTGGCGCGCTGCCTGCGCCAGCGCGGCGCGCTCACCGAGGTGGTGCATGCGCCCAAGCTGCCCACCAATGAATGGCAGGACCTGCCGCCGGATTGGTCCAGCCGCGGCGGTGCCCACCTGCTCTATCTGTTCGGCCGCGCGCGCGCCGCGCCGCTGTTTGCCGCGCATGAAGAGGACGTGCTGGAGTACGCGCACAACATCCTGACGCGCGGCAGCCAGGTGCCCACCGCCTTTCTGGGCGCGCTGCAGGAACGCAGCCTGCTGCTGCTGGGCTGCAGCTTCCCCGACTGGCTGGGCCGCTTCCTGCTGCGCGTCACCAACAAGAGCCGGCTGTCGGAGAAGACCAAGCGCGAATGGCTGGTCGACCGCCCCGACGCCGAGCAGGGCGGGCTGACGCATTTCCTGCGCGCCTACAGCCGCGACACCGAGCTGTTCAGCGATCTCGAGCCCAGCGCCTTCGTGGCCGAGCTGCACCGCCGCTGGAAGCTGGAGCAGGCCGCGCCCAAGCCCGCCAGCCTGCCCAACCCTGCCGAACCGCCACCGGCCGCGGTGTTCTTCGTCAGCTACTCGCGCGGCAGCGACCAGGCCGCCGCCCAGGCCCTGGTGCAGACCCTGCGCGACCTGGGCGCCAGCGGCCCCGCGGATGTCTGGTTCGACATCAGCACGCTGGAGCCGGGCGACAATTTCGCGCAGCGCATCTTCGACGGCATCGCCGGTTGCCGCTACTTCGTGCCGTTGATCTCGCGCGGCGCCGAGGCGCGCGACGAGGCCTTTGTGTTCCGCGAGTGGCGGCGCGCCAACGAACGCGCCGAGGGCATGAACCGCGACTTCATCCTGCCGCTGATCGTCGACGCGGAGTTCCAGCCCGAGCGGCTCTCGCACGTGATCAGCCGCGGCTGGCGCGAGCACCTCGATCTCGGCCATGCGCCCGGCGGCCTGCCCAATGAGCGCACCCGCCAGCGCCTGGAGCGCCTGTTGCGCGAATCGCGCCGCCCGCTGGTCTGATATGCAGAACCCCGCCCTCGACGCCCAGCACCCCTGGCCCGGCCTGGCCGCCTACGACGAGGCCGGCGCGCCCTTCTTCAAGGGCCGCGACCCGGAGGCGCTGCAGCTGCTGCAGCTGGTCAAGCTGGCGCCGGTGGTGGCGCTGTATGGGCGCTCGGGCCTGGGCAAGAGCTCGCTGCTGCGCGCCGGCCTGTTCCCGCGCCTGCGCGAGGCCGGCTACCTGCCGGTCTATATCCGCCTCGACCACCGCGCCGATGCCGCCAGCGTGCTGGAGCAGATCGCCCTGTGCCTGGAAGCGGAAATCAGCGCCCGCCAGCTGCATGCGCCGCCGCGCGCACCGGGTGAATCGCTGTGGCACTGGCTGCACCGCAAGGATTTCGAACTCTGGACCGCCGACAACTGGCCGCGCATACCGGTGCTGGTGCTGGACCAGTTCGAGGAGCTGTTCGCCCATGCCAGCGGCGCGCGCCTGCAGGGCGTGCTGGCGGCGCTGGCCGACCTGGTGGAGAACCGCCTGAGCGCCGAGGTGGCCGGCCAGCGCGATGCCCTGCAGGGGCTGGACAGCCTGAGCCAGCGCTACCGCCTGCTGTTCTCCTTCCGCGAGGACTATCTGCCCGAGCTGCGCGCCTGGGCCCAGCATGTGCCCTCGCTGCTGCGCCACGAACTGCGCCTGGAGCCGATGCGCGCCGAACGCGCCGAGCAGGCGGTGGCCGAGGCCGGCGGCGCGCTGCTGGCGCCCGGGGCCGCCGCGGCGATCGCGCGCTTCGTCGGCGAGCAGAGCGCCGGCCAGGGCCATGATGCGGTGGAGCCGGTGCTGCTGAGCCTGACCTGCGCGCAGCTGGCGGCACGGCGCCAGGGCGCACTGGTGGACCAGGCCCTGCTCGACAGCATCGGCCACGACATCCTGGAAGGCTATTACCGCGACGCGCTCGCCGGTCAGCCCGAGTCCCTGCACCGCTTCATCGAGGACCATCTGCTGCAGGGCAGCCGCACGCGCGGCAGCTATGCCAAGGCCGAGGCGCTGGCCCAGGGCTTCATCACCGAGGCCCAGCTGGAGGCGCTGACTTCGCAATGGCGGCTGCTGCGCGTGGAAAGCCTGGGCCATGTGGACCGCATCGAGCTGATCCACGACCGCCTGGTGGACGTGGTGCGGCTGGCGCGCGACCGCCGCGTGGCGCAGCAGGCGGCCGAGCAGGCGCGCGCGGAGCAGCTGCGCCTGGCCGAGCTGGAGAACGCACAGCGCCTGCGCCGGCGCAGCCAGCTGGCGCTGCTGATGGCGGCGCTGGCCGGCGGCACGGCGATCTGGGCCGTCAGCAAGAAGGAGGCGCTGGAGACCAGCATCGCCAACGAGGCGAAGGCCAAGCGCGAGGCCGAGGCCGCCGAGGCACAACGTCAGAGCCTGCAGGCCGAGGCCGAACGCAAGCGCCTGGCCGAGCAGCAGGCGCGGCGCGCCGAGTACGGCTGGATCGCCGAGCCCGCCGACGCCGGCGAGCAGGCGCGGCTGCAGCGCGTCAGCGACCAGGCCCACCAGGCCATCAAGCGCATCGACCAGTCGACCACGCCCGCCGATGTCGAGCGCCGCCGCGCCACCACGGTGGAAGTCTGGACCAAGGAGCTGGACGAGACGCGCGTCAAGGTGGGGCTGTTCACGCTGGGCTTCCAGGTCGTCAGCCGCGCCGGCAGGGTCACCGACATCGCCACCAACATCGTCTGGTACGGCCAGGCCGCGGCCCGCGAGGATGTGCAGCTGGTGGCACTGGCGTTGCTGCGCTCGGGCGTGCAGCTGCGCGCGGTGCGGCCGATGCCGGTGGAGCTGGCGCGCAGCCGCTCGGCCTGGATACAGGTGGGCGCCGACCATGGCGTGCAGGAGCGCGCGCCGCTGGCCGTCGAGGCCGTGGCCTCAGGCAGCGGCATCGAGACCTGAGCCGGGGCCCTCAGCCCTCCACCACCATCTCGCGCTCGAACAGTTCCAGCGCCGCCTTGCCGACCTGCTGGGTGTCGTACCAGGCATAGGCGCTCACGCCGGCCGCGCCGACCAACGGCATCCAACGCGCCACGCTCTTGCCGAGCGCGCGTTCGCTGAGCTTGAGGCCGATGCTGGTGGCGATCTGCTTGAGCACGGCCGTGGTGGCGGGCCGCACCAGCACGCGCTCGCCCACGCGCACGATCAGGTCGCGCAGGCCCTGGGCCGCGGTATGGCGGAACAGGCAATAAAGCATCTGCGCCTGGCCCAGCTCGGCGCTACGGCCATACAGCGCCGCGATGTCCGCCACCAGCTGCGCCTGGATGCGCCACACCGCCATCATCTCGGGCAGGATGGTCAGCCAGCCCAGCGGGCCGGGCGGCAGGGCCAGCGCACCGGCGGCCGCGGCGGCCTTGGCGGCCGCCTGCTGGCCCAGCTTGCGCGCCGCCACGGCAGGATGGGCGCTGGCGGGCTGGGTGGAGTCGGGGCGCTGTGCCACCAGGGCGAGCACGGCGGTGGCAAGGCGGCTATCGGGCTGGGACATGGGGGCGGTGGGCTGGCCGAGGCGGCGGAACCCTCAGTGTGCCAGCAGCCAATCCAGCAGCTCGGCCCCCAGCACGCGCCGCCGCGCGCTCTCCACCTGGCGGCGCTTGTAGGCCTCGTGACTGGCCGCGCCCTGCTGGCTCTTCTCGAAGCTGGCGCCATCCAGCAGCTGGATCTCATAGGCGAAGAAGAAGCTGGTGCCGCCGCCGTTGGCGATCGGGCCTTCGGTGCCCTCCTCCGCGGCGCTGGCGCTCTCCGGCGGCAGGCCCAGCGCCGCCGCCGGCAGGTGGATCATCTTGCGCACCGTCAGCTGGATGCTCTGGAAGTCCGCCGCGCTGTGCGGGTTGTCGCGCTGGGTCTGCTGCTGCGAGATGCGCGCCAGCTCGCGGTCCATCTGCTGCAGCACCTGCTGCGGATAGCCCTGGCAGCGGTCGATCTCGGCGCGGTGGCAGTTGAACACCTCCTTGGCGGCGCACAGATCGACCAGGGTGTTGCGCACGCGGCTGATCTCCAGATTGGTCAGCGTCACCAGATGCGCGCGGCGCAGCAGGTCCAGCGCCAGCAGGCATTCGATGCGCGTGTTGAGCGTCAGACGCACGCCCAGGTGGTCGTGGATGTCGGCGGCCACGTACTCGGGCTTTTGCAGCAGCTTGACCAGGATGCTGTGGCGCCCCTTGTTGCGCTTGCGGTCCACATGCAGCAGGGGCAGGCAGATCAGGCCATCGGTCAGGTACTGCTGTTCGCCCTCGACCTGCAGCACCGCGTCCAGGCCGGCGAACACCTGCTGGCGGATCGCGTTGAAGTGGCGCAGCTTGAGGTTGTTGTCGATGTAGAACAGGCCGTGCATGACCTTGAGCAGGGCGCAGGCCCACAGCCGCGTCGGCTCGAAGCGATGCGCGCGCTGCGAGGCCAGCACCAGCAGGCGCAGCGGGTCGGCGTCGTCCTCCAGCTCGGCGGGCAGCAGCCCCTGCTGATCGGGGCCGAGGAACTGCGCCCGCACAAAGGCGATCGCCTCGCGCTGGATGCCGCGCAGATAGTCCAGCACGCCGGGCTGGTCGATGTCGTAGCCGTACTCGCGCGCGAACTGGCGCGCGTCGCCCAGATTGCGCAGCGCCAGGGCCCCCATATCGATCACCGACACGCCGCGCGTGATCGCATCCAGATAGGTCCAGTTCAGCGAGAAGCGCTGCTGCGTCTTCAGCGTGGCCTGCAACTCGTCCATGGGGCTTGGTGGTAGCGCTGTGCCGAGCATACGCCTGCGGCACAGCGCCCGCCACGCCCCCGGAACTCAGCCCGCCGGCTCGAAGCCGAAGGCCCGCTCGTGCGCATAGACGAGCTTGCAGTCCTCCAGGTAGCGGGCGTCATGGATGCGGCCGGCCGCCACATAGCCGGTCTGGCCGGCCTGCAGCGTGACCGGCTCGCCATCCGGCCGCAGCGCTCCGCCCTCGCGGCGGTAGAACTGGATGCGCATGCGGCCCTCCACCACCACGGTCATGTCGTGGCCGGGGTGGCTGTGCGGCGGCTCGCTGCTGCCGGCCTGCCAGCGCTCCAGCATCACCTCCACGCCGTCGGGGTTGGCGGGCACGCAGGTGCGCAGGGTGAAGCCCGGCGGCGTGCCGGGCGCGCTGACGTGGTGGTCCCAGATAGGACTTTGCTGCGACATCGTCAATCTCCTCAGAAGCTGTAGGTGGCCGAGATCTGGGCGTTGCGGCCCAGGATGGGGCGCGCGTAGTAATAGTCGCTGCCCGCCGGCGCCTGCACAAAGCCCGAGCGTGGGTTGCCCTCGGTCAGGCCGATGGTGTTGGTGAGGTTGCGCACCGCAGCGTTCAGCGTGAGCTGCGGCGTGATCTCGTAGCGCAGGCTGAGGTTGATGGTCTTGTAGGCCGGCAGCTTCACCGAGTTGGAGACATCGGCATAGCGCATGCCGATGTAATGCCAGGCCAGGCTCAGCTCGCCCTTGTTGTCGTTGAAGTAGACGCTGGGCGCGATGGTGTAGTTCAGATTGGGCGTGCGCTCGGGGCGGTTGCCGTTCCAGCCGGTGGCCTCCTTCAGCAGCGCGTCGAGATCGGCGCCCGAGCCGCGCACCACGCGCAGGTTGTTGACCGTGAACTTGGATCGCTGCACCACGCCGGTGGCGTTGAACTCGAACCAGTTGATCGGCCGCCAGCTCAGCTCGAACTCCAGGCCCTTGGCATTCACGCCCTGCAGCATCTCGATCTGGGCGTTGTCCACCTCGGCGCCGTTGGGATCGCCCTTGAAGTCGGCCTTGTAGAAGGTCAGCGTGCCCGAGTAGTTCCGGCCCTGCATGCGCATGCCCAGTTCGGCAAACTGGATCTTGGTCACCGGCAGCTCGCCGGTGGACTGATAACTCTTGGCAAAGCGGCCGTAGAGCGCGATGTTGTCGTTCAGCAGGTAGTTGCCGCCGATGGTCCAGGAGGGTTCGTTCCAGTCGTTGCGCACGGCGGTGTACTGCCCGTTGGTGGGATAGGCGAAGTAGTTGTTGGCAATGATGTTGTCCACATCGCAGGCCGCATCGCCCAGCGCGGCGCGGTCGCAGCCGGGCTTGAAGGCGCCGGGGATGGGCGTGAACTCGTCATAGCCGGCCTGCTGGCCGCGGTAGCGGAAGCTCTCCAGGCGCACGCCCGCATCCAGGCGCAGCTTGGAGCTGAGCTTGAACTCGTCGTTCAGGTAGTAGGAGAGCGAGCGGGTGCGCGCGTTGCTCAGGCCATCGCCCCAGGTCGAGTACTCGCGTACGCCGTTCTCGGTGTAGGAGCCCACCACCTTGCCGCTGGGGTCCAGCGCCACCAGATCGACGCGGCGCGCGTGGTTGCGCACATCGCTGACGAAGCGCGCCGTGGCCGGGCTGCCGCCCTCGCTCTTCACATTGAAGGCCAAGAGGCCCAGGGCCAGGCTGTTGTCGGGCGTGTTCCAGCTCAGGCGCATATCGTTCACCACCTCACGATTGAGCTGCTTGTCGGCCTGCAGCACGTTGTCGGAGAGCAGGCCGTTGCCGTTGAGCGCATTCAGCTGCGCGGGCGTGGAGAGCACCTCGCCGGTGGAGACGATGCGGATGGCCGGCGTGCAGGCGCCGCCGCAGGCCGGGCCGAAGCGGTCCAGCATCTCCTGCACATAGCCGAACTTGGCCGGGTTGAGGCGGTCCACCGCGGGGCGCAGGCTGTTGTTGCTGGACGAGAACACCACGCTGGCGGTCACGTCGGCATCGGTGTAGCGGCCCTTGGACGAGAACTTCCAATCCGGCGCGAGGTTCTTCTCGAAGCTGTAGCCAATGGCCGTGGCCTTGACGTGGTAGCCGTCGCGCGAGTCTTCGAGCTGGCTGAAGCTGCCGGGCACGAGCGAGGTGCGCACGTTCTGCACGCCGCTGTCCAGGCCGATCATGGTGCCGTAGTTGGCGTCCAGGCCCGGCAGGCTGCGCGGCTTGTCCTTGCCCACCACCGGGATGGGCAGGTAGAAGGTGTTGTGGTCGTTCACCGCCTTCAGGTTGACGCTCCACTCGCCGCCGTCGATCTGCTTGCCGAGATGGGCGCGCACCGTGCCGCCGAAGTTGGCGGTGAACTCGGGGTTGCGCACGCCATCGTCGCGGCGGTAGAAGCCCGAGACGCCGCCGAACCAGCCGTCGCCCAGCCCGCCGGCGTAGCGCAGGTCGACGCGGCGCTGGTTGTAGTCCGACAGGGTGAGGCGCGCCGCGCCCTCGGGCGCGCCCTTGTTGCGGTAGGTCAGGAAGTTGATGGTGGCGCCGGCGCCATTGGTGGTGAGGATGGCCGAGGTGCCGCCGCGCACCGCCTCCATGCGGTCCAGCCCCAGTTCCTGGTGCAAGAGGCCATCGGCCGTCCAGCTCGGGTAGTAGAAGACCGGCAGGCCGTCTTCCTGCAGCTGCACCCAACGCTGGTTGCCGCCCGACATGCCGCGCACCGAGTAGTTGTTGGACATCTCGCCGCCCGAGGCCTCCACATACATGCCGGGGATCAGCTCCATCGCCTCGGCGGTGGAATGCGGCGCCTTGCGGTCCAGCGCCTCGCGGTCGGCCAAGGTCACCGCCACCGAGGATTCGCGCACCGTGCGGATGCCGGTGCTGCCGGTCACCACCACGCGATCCAGCTGGTTGGCGGCTTCCTCTTTGCTTTTCTTGTCTGCGGCCGGCTCGCCTTGCGCCATCGCTGACAGCATGGTCAGCTGCAGCAGCGCTCCGGCCAGGCAGGTGGCGCGCAGCTTGAAACGATTCAATTCCTGGCCGCGTTGCGGCCGCACGTTGCTCTTCTTCGTCATGCTCTTGTCTCCGTTGTTGTAGCGATCAGATGGCGGGCAAAGCGAAGCCCCTGCAGGGCCGAAAAAACCGACCTCGCATGCATGCTTCGGGTGGGGACGGCCGCGCCCAGCCCCGGGCGCGCCGTTGTCGGGTTATGGCGGCGGGCTTCGGCTTCTCATAGCGCGCGACTCGCTCCGAGCAGGGCCGGCGGCTCCTGGCTCGCAATCACATAGGAGGGCACCTCGTGCATATAGCCGGCCAGGCGCCCCTTGGCCTCGAAACGGGCACGGAAGTCCGAGCGCATGAAGCGCTCGGCACCCAGGCGCGGCACGATGCCGCCGCCGATATAGACACCGCCGCGCGCGCCCAGCGAGAGCACCAGGTCGCCCGCCACATCGCCCAGCAGGGCGCAGAACAGCGCCAGCGCCTCGGCGCTGCCGGGCTCGCCGGCGAGGGCCTGCTGCAAGACCGCGGCCGGCTCGCAAGGCGCGGGCAGGGCCTGACCGTCCAGCTCGGCAATGGCCTGGCGCAGATTGGCAAGACCTGGCCCCGAGAGCACGCGCTCGGCCGAGACGCGCCCGAAGCGCTGGTGCAGCCGCGCCAGCAAGGCTGCCTCGCGCTCGTTTTGCGGCGCCAGGCCGACATGGCCGCCCTCGGTCTGCAGGGCGATCCACTGCCGGTCTCCCTGGGGCACCAGGCCCGACACGCCCAGGCCCGTGCCCGGCCCGATCACCGCCAGCGGCCCGGGTGCGCCGGCGGCCGGCCCGCCCACATGCCAGAAATCCGGCTCGGGCAGGGCCGGGATCGCCAGCGCCAGCGCGGTGAAGTCGTTCAGCACCACCAGGCGCTGCAGCTCCAGCTGCCGGTGCAGGGCCTGGGCCGAGAAGGCCCAGTCGCGGTTGGTGAGGCGGATCTGGTCGTCCAGCACCGCGGTGGCAACGCCCAGCGCCGCCTGCGTGGGGCGGGCCGCGCCGGCCTCGTCCAGGTGCTGCAGATAGCGCTGCAGGGCGTGCCCCAGGTCGCGGTGGGCATCGCAGGCCAGGGTCTGCACATGCTCGATGGCCGCGCCAGCGCCGCCCTGCCAGCCCAGGCGCACATTGGTGCCGCCCACATCGGCGAGCAGGCGTGCGCCCGCGGCCGCACGTTTTCCGATCTCGATCATGCTGCTTCCCCTCCTGATTGTTGTTGTCCTTGCTGCAGCGGCGTCCAGGCGCTGCCGGCCCGGTGGCTCGCGAGCACAGCCTCCACAAAGGCCAGGCCCGCCACGCCATCGGCGGCCGTGGTGAGCCAGCGGCTGCTCTCGGCCGGCAAGCGGCCCTCGCGGCGCGCGCGGATGTGCTCGGCGGCCTCGCGGTAGAGCTGGGCAAAGGCCTCCAGATAACCTTCCGGATGGCCGGCCGGGATGCGCGTGGCGGCCTGTGCCTGGGCGGCAGTGCCGGCACGTCCGCGCGTGAGGCGCTGGCCGGCGCCGCCCAGCGGTGTGACGATCAGCTCGTTGGGCCGCTCCTGGGCGAACTCCAGGCTGGCGCGGCTGCCGTAGACACGCAGGCGCAGCGCGTTCTCGCAACCGGTGGCCACCTGGCTGGCCCAGAGCATGCCGCGCACGCCGCCCGGGAAACGCAGCATCGCCTGCACATGGTCGTCCAGCTGCCGGCCCGTCACCAGGCTGCTGAGCTCGGCGCACACGGCCTCGGCCTGCAGGCCGCTCACAAACGAGGCCAGGTGGTAGGCATGGGTGCCGATATCGCCCAGCGCACCGGCCGGGCCGGCCTGCGCCGGGTCGCAGCGCCAGCTTGCCTGCTTCTGCCCTTGCTGCTCGACCGGCTCGGCCAGCCAGTCCTGCGCGTACTCGACCTGGATCAGGCGCAGCGCGCCCAGCTCGCCGGCCTCCACCAGGGCCCGTGCCTGCCGCACCATCGGGTAGCCGCTGTAGCTGTGGGTGAGACAGAGCAGGCGCTCGCGGCACTGGGCCAGGGCCTGCAGGGCGCGCGCGTCGGCCAGCGAGGTGGCCAGGGGTTTGTCGCAGATGACATCGATGCCGACCTCCAGAAAGGCGCTGGCCACCGGGGCGTGCAGATGGTTCGGCGTGACGATGGCCACGGCATCGATGCCATCGGGCCGCGCCGCCTCGCGCCGCGCCATTTCCTGCCAGCTGGCATAGCTGCGCGCCGGCTCCAGGCCCAGCTCCTGGGCGCTGGCGGCGGCGCGCTCCGGGTCGCTGGACAGCGCCCCGGCCACCAGCGTCCATTGCCCATCCAGACGCGCGGCCATGCGGTGCACGCCACCGATGAAGGCGCCCTGCCCGCCGCCCACCATGCCGAGTTTCAAGGGAGCACTCATGCGTCGCCTCCCAAGCCAAGCAGATGGCGCAACTCGGCACGCGGCGTCTGCCCATCCGCGAAATCGTCAAAAGCTCGATCGGCCACACGGATGACGTGGCGCTTGATGAAGTCCGCCCCTTCGCGTGCGCCGGCCTCGGGGTGCTTGAGGCAGCACTCCCATTCGAGCACCGCCCAGCCGGGGTACTCGTATTGCGCGAGCTTGGAGAAGATGGCCTTGAAATCGATCTGCCCGTCGCCCAGCGAACGGAAACGCCCGGCGCGCTCCAGCCAGGGCGCGTAGCCGCCGTACACGCCCTGCCGGCCATTCGGGCGGAACTCGGCATCCTTCACATGGAAGGCGCGGATGCGGGCGTGATAGATGTCGATGAAGGCCAGGTAGTCGAGCTGCTGCAAGAGGAAATGGCTGGGGTCATAGAGGATGTTGGCGCGCGGATGCTGGCCCACCCCATCGAGAAAGCGCTCGAACGTCAGGCCGTCGAACAGGTCTTCGCCCGGGTGCAGCTCGTAGCAGACGTCCACCCCGGCCGCATCGAAGGCATCGAGCACCGGCCGCCAGCGCCGTGCGAGTTCGGCAAAGGCCTCCTCGATCAAGCCGGCGGGCCGCTGCGGCCAGGGGTAGAGATAAGGCCAGGCCAGCGCGCCGGAGAAGGTGGCATGGGCGGTGAGCCCCAGGCGCTGCGAGGCACGCGCGGCCAGCATGAGCTGCTCGGCCGCCCAGGCGCTGCGCTGGGCCGCATCGCCGCGCACGGCCGGCGCCGCGAAGCCATCGAACTGCCGGTCGTAGGCCGGGTGCACGGCCAGCAGCTGACCCTGCAAATGGGTGGAGAGTTCGCTGATCTGCAGGCCATGTTCCGCCAGGCGGCCGCGCAGCTCGTCGCAGTAGGTCTGGCTTTCGGCCGCCAGCGCCAGGTCGAAGAGGCGCGCATCCCAGCTCGGGATCTGCAGGGCCTGAAAACCCAGGTCGGCGGCCCAGGCGGCCAGGTGGTCCAGGCTGTCGAAGGGCGGCTGGTCGCCGGC
This portion of the Paucibacter sediminis genome encodes:
- the glk gene encoding glucokinase, whose amino-acid sequence is MIEIGKRAAAGARLLADVGGTNVRLGWQGGAGAAIEHVQTLACDAHRDLGHALQRYLQHLDEAGAARPTQAALGVATAVLDDQIRLTNRDWAFSAQALHRQLELQRLVVLNDFTALALAIPALPEPDFWHVGGPAAGAPGPLAVIGPGTGLGVSGLVPQGDRQWIALQTEGGHVGLAPQNEREAALLARLHQRFGRVSAERVLSGPGLANLRQAIAELDGQALPAPCEPAAVLQQALAGEPGSAEALALFCALLGDVAGDLVLSLGARGGVYIGGGIVPRLGAERFMRSDFRARFEAKGRLAGYMHEVPSYVIASQEPPALLGASRAL
- a CDS encoding sugar phosphate isomerase/epimerase family protein; the encoded protein is MMSTTLRGPGLFLAQFAGDQPPFDSLDHLAAWAADLGFQALQIPSWDARLFDLALAAESQTYCDELRGRLAEHGLQISELSTHLQGQLLAVHPAYDRQFDGFAAPAVRGDAAQRSAWAAEQLMLAARASQRLGLTAHATFSGALAWPYLYPWPQRPAGLIEEAFAELARRWRPVLDAFDAAGVDVCYELHPGEDLFDGLTFERFLDGVGQHPRANILYDPSHFLLQQLDYLAFIDIYHARIRAFHVKDAEFRPNGRQGVYGGYAPWLERAGRFRSLGDGQIDFKAIFSKLAQYEYPGWAVLEWECCLKHPEAGAREGADFIKRHVIRVADRAFDDFADGQTPRAELRHLLGLGGDA
- a CDS encoding Gfo/Idh/MocA family protein, which encodes MSAPLKLGMVGGGQGAFIGGVHRMAARLDGQWTLVAGALSSDPERAAASAQELGLEPARSYASWQEMARREAARPDGIDAVAIVTPNHLHAPVASAFLEVGIDVICDKPLATSLADARALQALAQCRERLLCLTHSYSGYPMVRQARALVEAGELGALRLIQVEYAQDWLAEPVEQQGQKQASWRCDPAQAGPAGALGDIGTHAYHLASFVSGLQAEAVCAELSSLVTGRQLDDHVQAMLRFPGGVRGMLWASQVATGCENALRLRVYGSRASLEFAQERPNELIVTPLGGAGQRLTRGRAGTAAQAQAATRIPAGHPEGYLEAFAQLYREAAEHIRARREGRLPAESSRWLTTAADGVAGLAFVEAVLASHRAGSAWTPLQQGQQQSGGEAA